From the genome of Amylibacter sp. IMCC11727:
GCACTGACTTCGATCTTCTTCTTTGGCGGTTGGTTGTCCCCAATTCCAGGATTGCCAGACGGCGCATTGTGGCTCGTGTTGAAGATGGCATTCTTCTTCTTCCTCTTCGCCATGGTAAAGGCCATCGTGCCGCGCTACCGCTATGACCAACTGATGCGGATTGGTTGGAAAGTGTTCTTGCCGCTCTCGCTCATCTGGGTGGTTGTGGTGTCCATTCTGGCATTCACAGATGGCGACGAACGGAACCTTGGCGGCCTGTGGGCACGCTGGGAAGTGGAGGCATCAGAATAATGGCTTTTGATTACGCTCGCGCGACGAAATATTTCCTGCTGCAAGATTTCTGGCAGGGTATGAAGCTGGGTCTCAAATACTTTGTGAAGCCCAAGGCCACGCTGAACTACCCACATGAAAAAGGGCCTTTGTCTCCGCGTTTCCGCGGCGAACACGCGCTGCGCCGCTATCCAAACGGCGAAGAACGCTGCATCGCCTGTAAATTGTGCGAAGCGATCTGTCCTGCACAGGCGATCACCATTGATGCGGAGCCGCGTGACGACGGCTCTCGCCGCACCACGCGCTATGACATCGACATGACGAAATGTATCTATTGCGGTTTTTGCCAAGAGGCTTGCCCAGTGGACGCCATCGTCGAAGGACCAAATTTCGAATTCGCCACCGAAACCCGCGAAGAGCTGTTTTATGACAAGGAAAAACTCCTGTCCAACGGCGACCGTTGGGAGGCAGAAATCGCCCGCAACATCGAAATGGACGCACCGTACCGATGAGCGATTTTTCTAAAATGTTCGAAGGCTTCATGAAGCAAGGTCAAGACATGGCCGAGCAGATGGGCAAAGAATTTGCCAAGAACCAAGCGGAGTGGTTGGGCAAAGCCAAAGGCATGATGCCCGAGGGCATGGCTGACATGGCGCAAGGTATGGTTGGCGATGGCATTGACGCAAAAACACGTGCATTGGCCACCGTTGCGGGTCTGACGGCCAAAGGCGCAGAAGACACCGCCGCGATCACAACAGCAATTCATGCGGCCACGGCTGCTGGCGCGTCAAAGCGCGAAGTCACTGAAACTATTCTACAAATGACAGCCATTGGCGCCGTTACGGGTGTTTCAAAGGCAATGATGGCGGCCATGGCTGCCTTCTCCACAGATGGGGGGTCCGTATGACCGTCACAGCAATGGCATTTTACCTTTTCGCAATCACAGGGGTGGGCGCTGGCCTGCTCGTTGTGTTGGCGCGCAATCCAGTCCACTCGGTTTTGTGGCTGATCCTTGCGTTCTTTTCCGCTGCTGGCCTGTTTGTGCTGATGGGTGCAGAGTTCGTCGCCATGCTGCTGGCCATTGTGTACGTGGGCGCGGTTGCGGTGTTGTTCCTGTTCGTTGTGATGATGCTCGATGTGGATTTCGCCGAACTTAAGGGCGGGATGCAGCGCTACATGCCGCTGGGCCTGTTGATTGGGTTGATCCTGTTGATCGAACTGGGCTTGGTTTACGGCCATTGGAATATGTCGGATGCCGCCGCTGGTTTGCGCCAATCCCCAACGCCCCCAATCGAAGAAACACATAACACGCTTGCACTGGGTCAGTTGATCTACACGGATTACATCTACCTGTTCCAAGCTTCTGGCTTGATCCTGTTGGTGGCCATGATCGGCGCAATCGTTCTGACACTGCGTCACCGCGAAGATGTGAAACGCCAAAACGTCATGCAGCAAATGCACCGCGACCCAGCGATTGCGATGGAGCTGAAAGACGTAAAACCAGGGCAGGGGCTTT
Proteins encoded in this window:
- the nuoI gene encoding NADH-quinone oxidoreductase subunit NuoI, with the protein product MMAFDYARATKYFLLQDFWQGMKLGLKYFVKPKATLNYPHEKGPLSPRFRGEHALRRYPNGEERCIACKLCEAICPAQAITIDAEPRDDGSRRTTRYDIDMTKCIYCGFCQEACPVDAIVEGPNFEFATETREELFYDKEKLLSNGDRWEAEIARNIEMDAPYR
- a CDS encoding carboxymuconolactone decarboxylase family protein encodes the protein MSDFSKMFEGFMKQGQDMAEQMGKEFAKNQAEWLGKAKGMMPEGMADMAQGMVGDGIDAKTRALATVAGLTAKGAEDTAAITTAIHAATAAGASKREVTETILQMTAIGAVTGVSKAMMAAMAAFSTDGGSV
- a CDS encoding NADH-quinone oxidoreductase subunit J; protein product: MTVTAMAFYLFAITGVGAGLLVVLARNPVHSVLWLILAFFSAAGLFVLMGAEFVAMLLAIVYVGAVAVLFLFVVMMLDVDFAELKGGMQRYMPLGLLIGLILLIELGLVYGHWNMSDAAAGLRQSPTPPIEETHNTLALGQLIYTDYIYLFQASGLILLVAMIGAIVLTLRHREDVKRQNVMQQMHRDPAIAMELKDVKPGQGL